One window from the genome of Cryptomeria japonica chromosome 6, Sugi_1.0, whole genome shotgun sequence encodes:
- the LOC131069962 gene encoding uncharacterized protein LOC131069962, producing the protein MGQALANLQRAFESKIPEEKVRAITDRIFDRVIDDAKKKAKDSSSQQIEKSTLTFDGMHSAIVQVFQELNNSIPGFNHNPSTKEQVEEMLKSFDLSQGSEINQEEFSKLVQKFTADLVYIDVNELLIMSVTVPATAIMIKWGSNFIAKVPTTLFVTAVTVAAVLCYCIFKKPK; encoded by the exons ATGGGACAAGCCTTGGCAAATTTGCAGAGAGCATTTGAAT CTAAGATACCAGAAGAGAAAGTGAGAGCTATTACAGACCGTATATTTGATCGTGTAATTGATGATGCAAAGAAAAAAGCTAAGGATTCTTCATCACAGCAGATAGAAAAATCCACTCTCACCTTTGATGGCATGCATTCTGCAATAGTTCAAGTCTTCCA GGAACTGAACAATAGCATTCCTGGTTTCAATCATAATCCTTCCACAAAGGAACAGGTTGAAGAAATGCTCAAG AGTTTTGATTTAAGCCAAGGTAGCGAGATCAATCAGGAGGAGTTTTCAAAGTTGGTACAAAAGTTTACTGCAGACCTGGTGTACATAGATGTAAATGAGCTGCTGATAATGAGTGTAACAGTCCCTGCAACAGCCATAATGATCAAGTGGGGCAGCAACTTTATTGCCAAAGTGCCCACGACACTTTTTGTGACTGCTGTCACAGTTGCTGCTGTGCTATGCTACTGCATTTTCAAAAAGCCCAAATAG